The region tgcattaggtaggggaatgttactgttgggactgcttgcccgttcctttacagaactgtaaccgctggtttgcggccacgcagtggaggcgggagaggggcagcctacagggattgttcccggggacagccgcgagggggtgggacaggggcagagttcctgcttgccggattgctggcagcagggactgacattgctttcaatgtgaaatgaggccagtgctaatattaaagttttaagctgccacaagtctacggcttaccatgtctgcctgctacagaaattccggtgtcctgccccgcttctcaaatctgctgtgcaagaccccaggcactgaatgcgaaggccgagaattcaaccttgtgctgagtgcgcatgtgataggtgctgtgcatggtcttgttcacagagaaagactatgttctttgttcacaactacatttatctttctgaggaattcactccctttttcccattcccacagccacatctgcgactgtctcacaacctagcctggcatcacactcccagaggctagcgcagattaggcgtaggaagaagaggacacgggaggacatgttctcggagcttatggcctgctcccgagcccaggcagcacagcagacccagtggcgggagaacttgtcccaaatgcaccaagcaaacatggatcgggaggagaggtggcggcaggaagaccagcaggcgactcaaacgctgcttggacttctgagggagcaaacggacacgctccggcgccttgtggatgttctgcaggaacggaggcaggaggacagagccccgctgcagtctctctctaaccgccctcccccgccaccaagtcccatacccccctcaccgaaagtgcaaagaaggaggggcggcagagtccgtgctaactctcactccacccctgcagagagctctagtagtagaaggctctcattccccaaaatttgacaagttctttccttcccgcctcacacaagcccccgtccaagtttcacctcccagttccacgtgtagttgataataaaaaatacgtttctgttaattactgtttccatcatgttcttttggaggagggggggggaagggggttggtaattggacaggacagtcgcctttggcagggtacataggcgggggcaggtccagctgcagggcacatacacagtgcagtgactagttaccctggtcagtctgggaggtggttttcatgttctgtggtgggaggtgggttgctctgtgactttgtggcggggagggcagttacagatcttaagcggcggtccttatcctggatcacagagccacgcagcaggggatctgtaaccgtcctcccccgccacaaagtcacatcgcccccccatacacacagtcccgatcaggaggggtgacaggctccgttgaaacaaccagtccaccacagcggagcctgtcaatcctggagtttagaagcttcatttgcgtcagtacactacacccgctccccaccacagtctacgtcccagttttaaaacattcccgcgaaaacagtaataaagacaacggtgttcattaacaaagtagaagtgattttatttctaaacgtgtgttggaagggggtgaagggggtatgtaactggagaggatagtcaacattaactgggtaaagaaacgggggcaggttcagcttctctgtacactaacttaaaagtcacaggttaccctgctcagtcaggaacctagctttcaaagcctcctggatgcacagcgcgtcccgctggtctcttctaatcgcccggctgtctggctgggcgtaatcagaagccaggctatttgcctcaacctcccacccctccataaaggtctcccccttgctctcacagagattgtggagcacacagcaagctgctataacaatggggatattggtttcgctgagatcacagcgagtcagtaagcttctccatctccccttgagacggccaaaagcacactccaccaccattctgcacttgctcagccagtagttgaagagttctttttcactgtccagggcgccagtatagggcttcatgagccagggcattagcgagtaggctgggtccctgaggatgactataggcatctccacatccccaacagttattttgtggtccgggaagtaaataccttgctgcagccgtctaaacagaccagagttcctgaaaacacgagcgtcatgaaccttgcccggccatccgacgtagatgttcgtaaaacgtcccctgtggtccaccagtgcttgcagcaccatggaaaagtagccctttctgttaatggactggctggcctggtggtccggtgccaggatagggatgtgagttccatctatggccccaccgcagtttgggaatcccatcgctgcgaagccatctatgatcgcctccacgtttcccagggtcactacctttgacagcagtaatcaacgattgccttggctacttgcatcacaacaacccccacggtagatttccccacgccaaagtggttcgcgactgaccggtagctgtctggcgttgcaagcttccagagggctatggccactcgcttctggacagtcagggctgctcgcatccaggtgtccttgcgcttcagggcaggggacagcaactcacaaagttcaaggaaagttcccttccgcatgcgaaagtttcgcagccactggattcatcccagacctgcagcactgtgcggtcccaccactcagtgcttgtttcccgggcccagaatcgccgttccacggcatcaacatgacccattgccaccgtgatgtcctcggcgctgggtcccgtgctttctgagaggtccgtgctactctcagacttcaggccctcaccgcggtgccgtagcctcctcgcctgacttatctgcatctgcctcagggaaaggtggatgataagctgcgaggcgttgagagcggccacaactgcagcgatggtcgcagcgggctccatgctcgcagtgctgtggcgtccgcgctgtcactgactagaaaagtgcgcgaactgatttcccgccggcgctttcagggagggagggcgggagtgatggacggatgacgacagttacccaaaagcaccctcgagacatttttttttacccagaaggcatttgcggctccacccagaattccaatgggcagcagggactgcgggaactgtgggatagctgcccacagtgcaccggttccaatgtcgacgctttccccgttactgtagactcacaaagtcgaattactgtccttagtgtggacacacgttcgactttgcaatatcgattccaaaaattcgatttaagtaaaatcgaactactctcgtagtgtagacataccccgagtTGTGGACAGTATCCATATTATATGCTGACTGTAAACCTTTATGGGTGTGGGTCTCTCTCTGGCTATCTTGAAGGGGTGTTTCCTCTTTAAGGGCTCCCTTACCGCAGGTGGGTAAATAGGGGAAAGATTACAAGCATGTACACAGGAAGGGCAGGAAACAGCTGGGGCCAGGTTAGGACTAGGTCACTGCACTGCCCTTTGTGCTGTCTGGAAAAGTGGGGAGATATTTATACCCCATGCAGACTCGTAGATACCCTCTCTACCAGGATTGCGCTGGCAGCACCCACTCTGTACTTGGCAAAAGGACCGGGTTCCATTTTGACCCACTGTGAACATTATGCTAGTTGcccctttttttggggggagctAGGGAGGAAATTTTCCCCTCACTGCCAGATTGGCTGACATGggatgggttgtttttttttttccttccccacagCTGGTCTAGGACTCAGAGCGGTGGAATAAGGAGGTTAGGTTGTAATGTCGCAATTAATATGTAAAActtgtggcagatgtccagtgcaggtactcagTATGGATGGAAGGGATACAGTTATTGGAGAAAATGGATTGGAAAAGGATTTGAAGTACAGCTTCCCATAAGGGAGCTGAGTAAGGGGGGCTTGGGGCTCCTACATCTCATCCgctgagccgccccccccccttttcctggCCCCCCTTAAAGGAACTGAAGAAAGGGGTTGCGATTTTTATGTACTAAACAGGAGGGAGCCAAATCCCTCTTTCCTACACTCTACAATTTGTTGCCAGGTACTCTCAGACATTATAACTGAATACATTTATGACCTATTTAAACCACATCCATGGcctcttctctttctttccaaCATGGACAGAGAGAGGTGTGTACTAAGTACAAATGTATATTAAAAAGTATCAACAGAATCTGGAACAGAATGTACATAATAAAACAATATGAGCTCCTCTAGTGTCTTCATGTAAGTAGTGTCACTATTTTAAATTTTAGATCATAGTTACTTACTTTTGCTTCCCATTCCATTCCTGCTACAGAGATACCTAACAATACAAGTACTGTGATGGCTCCTATAATTCTGATGTCATTCGTCTGATCCAACATAAGTGCACCATTTTCCTAGAAGAGAACAATTTTAAAGACAATTACATGCAGTGCAGAATGTATTTTTCCTACTACACAATCTAGAGGGAGTAGTGGTTTAGAAATTGAATACAAATAGTTTACTTTTACACCATTGGTTCAAACCTACTGATGTTAGTGAGCAAAAAATAGGACCAGCTGAGGATTGTTCAGAGGCTTCAATGAAATAGCTAGTGGACCCATTCACATGAAAATGAGTGAACAGGCAGTGACTGCTTTCAACCAACAGAAGGGATATCAGCCAGCAACCTTATTGACAGGCTCCATAAAGAAGCCAGTCACAGAACTAACGTCCACAAGCTGCTCCTTGATGACAATACAAAGCCT is a window of Malaclemys terrapin pileata isolate rMalTer1 chromosome 6, rMalTer1.hap1, whole genome shotgun sequence DNA encoding:
- the LOC128838850 gene encoding uncharacterized protein LOC128838850, which encodes MLADGEDEEGDEEDEAVDSAYNADFPDSQDLFITLTEIPYQPSPAVNPDTESGEGSATTSATVSQPSLASHSQRLAQIRRRKKRTREDMFSELMACSRAQAAQQTQWRENLSQMHQANMDREERWRQEDQQATQTLLGLLREQTDTLRRLVDVLQERRQEDRAPLQSLSNRPPPPPSPIPPSPKVQRRRGGRVRANSHSTPAESSSSRRLSFPKI